DNA from Pecten maximus unplaced genomic scaffold, xPecMax1.1, whole genome shotgun sequence:
TTATAAACGTGACCGTTGTGTAGACTTCCTGAACTTATTAAACACAGCGCCGTCTATTGAAGGTGAAAGGTCATCAAAGACAACGCGGATAGTCCGTACATGCAGAAGTCATGCAAAACGGTAAAAACATATCTACACTGTATTGTCGTTTAAAATCGAATAATCCAGTAGAATCTATTACAGTTTCAGCAAAATATAAAGTCTAGCGCACACAACTCGGCCGAGATTCACGTGTCACACCTACGTAACAGTTTTGGTGCTCTCGATCTGCTATCAATACACAGACACATATGTCGAGATCTCTCCGTtggaagtgaaaacaaacaccgtaatacaactttgtgtgtgacattttaataattcagGTAAATACATCTCTCAGAAGATAGTCATATGGTTTTACAaggtgattttaattcactTAGCAGCACATCTAGATACCTACCGATATGTACCCACAGCAAACGCAGCGCTGAATCGGGGACGACGTCCCCGGCTGTACATCaaaggattttgatttcaactgtaaaaatagtggatggaaatgaaaacaaaacaaccataaatcagttggttcatatacatttaataattccatggtCGTCAAGAGCTATGGTTCAACTAAACTTACAGCGCGTTCACTGTATGAAGCCTTTACTTGCCATCGTCACGGGGCACGTTTGACACACAGGTGAACGCGCTCAGCCGTGACGAGGCCATCGGCAAGTATTCTGAAACAGATGAACGATTTATAGTTACTAGCGGTCTACTTTTACcaattaaaccaaattatatataattagtggtaATTACTAAATTGTACTGGAAAGAATAAACAGCTAGTGGTAAGAATGATACATCCGTGGAAAGACTATTAAAGCAGTGGTAATAGGAAACATTTTGcggaaatataaaaaatcaaGTGGAAACTACTAAAAACCTCTGGTAGGTTAAGCCAAAAGTGGTAGGAATTTCCACTTTGGCGAGCGAATTTCCACTTTTCTAATCCCTAGTGTACCAGTTCAGACGGATTCAGTAATAAATACCAGTGATATTTGTATGTTTAAGCCTATACTCACTGCCTCATTTGGTATGCAAGTTATACAGCAAAGGCAATTCTAGTgtagtacatataaatgtatctCAATTAGAaaatagatctatatatagatagtacaggtattcTAAGTCATGTGTGTCATACTTACAGTGAATCAGATCTAATGTACCGTTAAATTacttatctgtatatatatatatatatatatatgaaaattttaaaGGACGTTGTGCATTGTGCCttgttgatttcattatttctacttcatatatatacatatacatatcataaaatacatattatataagaaaaaaatgaacattaacgaagaagaaaaaaaacctttcagAAGCCAAGTTATGAGAAGAAGCACAGAgcaaaaagtatatataatgcTTAAACAGGAGCATGGACAGAAAAATCATGACCTTATTAAAAGTGTAACCCTTCTAGTGGTAAAAGTGTGGGATATTCTGTGTGTAAAGTATTACAGATATTGATCTACGAACGTAaagtttttcaaaaatatttttgtatgagcattttttcattattttggtAGTTCACACTTTCTTAAAATACCCATATAGATTAAACATTTCTTGAAACAATAAAAGACAAATTTTTTGTTTGGACTTTtggattgtttttattttgcaaGTCAGATCTTTTCGTTTCACTGATAATTATTATGTTGGcatgtttttagctcacctggaccgaaggtccggtgagcttatgtcatggcgcagcgtccgtcgtccgtcgtccgtcagtcgtccgtcaacattaacttcaaatcgctactagtcaagaagttctaattggattttgaccaaatttggccagaaagatccttggcagaaggggaacaaattttgcataaatggtgactctgtctcccgaggggccaaaggggcagggcccaataggggaaaaagaggtaattcctttaaatcgctactagtcataaagttatgaatggacttgaacccaatttggtcagaaacatccttggaggaagggaaacagattttgcataaatggtgactgaccttaaaggggccaaagggtcggggcccaataggggaaatagaggtaattcctttaaatcgctactagtcaagaagttcttattggattttaaccaaatttggcaagaaacatccttggcagaaggggaacagattttgcgtaaatggtgactctgacccccgaggggccaaaggggcggggcccaaaaggggaaatagaggtaattcctttaaatcgctactagtcaagaagttcttattgaattatgaccaaatttggccagaaacatccttggcagaaggggaacagattttgcataaatggtgactctgacccccgaggggccaaaggggcggggcccaataggggaaatagaggtatttcctttaaatcgctactagtcataaagttatgaatggatttgaacccaaattggtcagaaacatccttgggggaagggggacagattttgcataaatggtggctctgacccctgagggaccaaagggacggggccccaataggggaaatagaggtaattcctttaaatcgctactagtcataaagttatgaatggatttgaacccaacttggtcagagacatccttggcagaaggggaacagattttgcataaatggtgactctgaccttcgaggggccaaaggggcggggcccaataggggataaagaggtaattcctttaaatcgctacttgtcataaagttatcaatggatttgaacccaacttggtcagagacatccttgagggaaggggaacaggttttgcataaatggtggctctgacccccgaggagccaaaggggcggggcccaataggggaaatagaggtaattcctttaaatcgctgcttgtcataaagttatgaatggacttgaacccaatttggtcagagacatccgacggggaaggggaacaaattttgcataaatggtgactctgacccccgaggggcaaaaggggcggggcccaataggggaaatagaggtaattcctttaaatcgctactagtcattaagttatgaaaggatttgaactcaatttggtcagaaacatccttgggggaaggggaacagattttgcataaatggtggctctgaccttaaaggggccaaaggggcgggcccaataggggaaatagaggtaattcatttaaatcgctactggtcataaagttatgaatggattttaatccaatttggtcagagacatccttgggggaaggggaacagattttgcataaatggtggctctgaccccaaaggggccaaaagggcggggcccaataggggaaatagaggtaattccttcaaatcgctacttgtcataaagttatgaatggatttgaacccaatttggtcaggaacatccttgggggaattcgaaggggaacagatttggcataaatggtggctctgaccccaaaggggccaaaggggcggggcccaataggggaaatagaggtaattccttcaaatcgctacttgtcataaagttatgaatggatttgaacccaatttggtcaggaacatccttgggggaaggggaacagattttgcataaatggtgactttgaccctccgaggggccaaaagggtggggcccaataggggaaatagaggtaattcctttaaatcgctactagttataaagtgattaatgcatgcatgttctaaaaacaattcttgaggtctttcagacctttagagagtctggacttcattaatctttaaagcagttcggattcccacactataaccatatttagcattgttagagatttacaaataaaacaaattcaatatgaacattattttgacatttggtctaatccaaccaggtgagtgatacaggccacatgggcctcttgtttataagCCTGAAACTGCTtatcaaaatttattcaaatgaatgccCAGGGATTATAAATAAGtcgaattcaaaattcaaagctttaatatttcaatttttctaCCATGTAATACCATGATTTGAAAAGCCATTCTTCACAATTCCCAACATGACTTGTTTAAATTTTTCCACTTGGaggtcaggtggcacagtggtaacacacttgcctttcacatTAGGTGGCAGGGTTCGATTTTCCTATCAGATGTGAAAAAGGtatgggtcacctgcctgacaaCATGTTTTTTCtttgggtactctggtttcatTCCTTAAAAAGACCCTGCTTCGgcttccatctgggccaacaagagtgattaattaagttaatataacttgttttgcaatggttgtaaatcaaaataaagttcacatgtttttccatttttatttcCAGGGCATTGACGATGTCTATCGGTTTGCCATATTCTTTATAGTGTTCGCGCTCATCCTTGTACAGTTTATCCTAACATGGTTTGTGGACagaagaaaaaatgaatttgtaCCGACCGCTGTAGTTCATGATGTAAGTACTTATAACCACAGTGCTGTTATAGTGGTATAACCGCAGTGCTGTTATAGTGGTATAACCACAGTGCTGTTATAGTGGTATGACTgctgtatacatttttacaatttctCCAGGATGTTATGTAGCAGTTGTTCCAGTCGACCAAATTCACACAATCACGCCTTGTTAACTGTCTGCACTGAAAACTTGTACACAtttgtgtgtatgatataaatattcgcACAATTATGCCTTGTTAACTTTAATTCTGCATTGAAAACTTATACAACAattgtgtataatatacatagTTATTTACTTGGTATTTATTTTTGTgctaaattttgattaaaaatagTTTGATGATAGTGAATATATATTATAGCAAAATTTAATTCCagtgaatatttcatttacCAACAGTATAGAAATTGTGTTATTATTGTGGCAAAATGTTCAcagacaaaatttcattttcagtaGTTAAAAGTTATTAAAATCAGCTGTAGAAATTTACTCTACTTGACCATTTAGCTTTAAAGGAAAGataattctgaaaaataaatctGATTAAAGTTACAGATTTACCTTTGGTCCATTATTGAaacgaagtaaaaatttatagCTAATTAACAGAGACTAGATATATTATCCAATCAGATTTATACCAAAAACATGTGTAATATTTTAAGTAATTTTTGAGATTGTACACAACAAAAAGGAAACTAAACAATCTCATATGATTAATaaagttttgaaatttcaaatgcATTTTTAATGGTTACGATTTCAGGACATTCTGAAATGATTATAACCTATCCTAGCTATAGCCCTGacatattattttgttgtagAAACCATGTCCTGAGGCAGACTCCTCCTTTATATCAAGGATCAGTTTTTGGTGGTTTTCAAGGTATGCAAATGAGCAAAATTGTCTGATAAGTCAacatatgtttaaaaaatatctaataaatatTAACGACCAAGTTAAAGAATGCTCATATTTCCACAAATGAgatgaaattttatttcatgactatTAAAACTTAAAGatcttatttattatttttgcttttttttgaTGCTGATATTTCctgtgttatttttttgtttcctCAAATGTAAAAAAGTTAATTCACTATAAAGCTAGACCTTTTGTAGTAGACATTCCTCTGTTTTTACAGTATTGTGGTACAGGGGTATAAGCGGGCGTTGGATAGGAATGATCTTTTTGCCATGAATGAAGAGGATATGTGTAGCAGTATTATTCCACACTTTGACAAGTACTGGCAACAGGAGATTGAGAAAGAGAAAAGGTTTGTTAAATAACTCTTTGATAGGATATTTAAAGTTGATGAATATTTCAAGATTTAGTAAGCGCTAATCCAGTAGAATATATATCCAATGCATGTTGGACATAAAAGAAATCCTGGCTTGTCATTGTAGAGTTTGAATAAAATAACTTTTTATTCTTGTTTGACAAATCTGTAGTCCTCCCATTGATTAGATTTTTTTAGCATAGCCTTAATGCTCTATTGAAATATAAGTATGTGTTTACATCCATTCTCAAGAGTTTAGTTTCATTGATATCAAGCCagatatgaaattatttcacaaCCAGAAAAATATATGGTTAACAATAGTCAACAAAGTTTGGGACATCTCTATCATACCTTTCAACATTATTTGATGTATTTCAGTTCAAATCGATACGCAGAAACTCCCAGTACAGATGGCATTGAGTTACAGACAAGACAACGACAGGGAGAAACCTACACAGAGGTTCATGTCGCTGATGGAAAACCTCCCTACAAAGCCAAGCTACTCATCTGCCTCATCAAAGCATTCTGGCCAATGTTTCTTCTGTCTGGTCTCTTTAAACTTATCTACGACATCCTGCAATTTGTTAGTCCACTCATCCTCAAGTAAGTTGTTTGTTAATTCACTCATCCTCAAGTAAGTTGTTTGTTAGTCCACTCATCCTCAAGTAAGTTGTTTGTTAGTCCACTCATCCTCAAGAAAGTTGTTTATTAGTCCACTCATCCTCAAGTAAGTTGTTTGTTAGTCCACTCATCCTCAAGTAAGTTGTTTGTTAGTCCACTTATCCTCAAGTTAGTTGTTTGTTAGTCCACTCATCCTCAAGTAAGTTGTTTGTTAGTCCACTCATTCTCAAGTAAGTTGTTTATTAGTCCACTCATCCTCAAGTAAGTTGTTTGTTAGTCCACTTATCCTCAAGTAAGTTGTTTGTTAGTCCACTCATCCTCAAGTAAGTTGTTTATTAGTCCACTCATCCTCAAGTTAGTTGTTTGTTAGTCCACTCATCCTCAAGAAAGTTGTTTATTAGTCCACTCATCCTCAAGTAAGTTGTTTGTTAGTCCACTCATCCTCAAGTAAGTTGTTTGTTAGTCCACTCATCCTCAAGAAAGTTGTTTATTAGTCCACTCATCCTCAAGGAAGTTGTTTGTTAGTCCACTCATCCTCAAGTAAGTTGTTTGTAAGTCACTCATCCTCAAGTAAGTTGTTTGTTAGTCCATTCATCCTCAAGTAAGTTGTTTGTTAGTCCACTCATCCTCAGGTAAGTTGTTTGTTAGTCCACTCATCCTCAAGTAAGTTGTTTGTTAGTCCAATCATCCTCAAGTAAGTTGTTTGTTAGTCCACTCATCCTCAAGTAAGTTGTTTGTTAGTCCACTCATCCTCAAGTAAGTGGTTTGTTAGTCCACTCATCCTCAAGTAAGTGGTTTGTTAGTCCACTCATCCTCGAGTAAGTTGTTTGTTAGTCCACTCATCCTCAAGTTAGTTGTTTGTTAGTCCACTCATCCTCAAGAAAGTTGTTTGTTAGTCCACTCATCCTCAAGTAAGTTGTTTGTTAGTCCACTCATCCTCAAGTAAGTTGTTTGTTAGTCCACTCATCCTCAAGTAAGTGGTTTGTTAGTCCACTCATCCTCAAGTAAGTGGTTTGTTAGTCCACTCATCCTCGAGTAAGTTGTTTGTTAGTCCACTCATCCTCAAGTTAGTTGTTTGTTAGTCCACTCGTCCTCAAGTTAGTTGTTTGTTAGTCCACTCATCCTCAAGTTAGTTGTTTGTTAGTCCACTCATCCTCAGATAAGTTGTTCGATAAATGACTGAGGTAAATCCCCGACAATCAGTAGTATTGATACTGAAACTGATTTTTTCTTATGATTCAAATTGTTTGCtatgaatattttaaaaaatatcttttgtcACAGAAATATGTATCAgatcataattttcaatatagattttatcTACAATATATCTTAATCTTTTTAAtcgaaaatgttaaaatcttaacTGTTACAGTGGAGATTTACAAGGTGTATTGGTTCTCACATTGATGGAACATCTATCTAGTTAGgaaaaaatgtttgaaagttGAAAATGTTTGGAGAATTCAAACTGTATTCAGGTGAATATTACAAAGCTTTTTATTAGCAAAAACTGCTgaaagttgaaaatgaaaacgATTACAATAGCACTGAGGATATGAATGCTTAAATTTCAGACTGCTGATCATGTTTACACGAGATAAAACAGAGTACCAGTGGCGCGGTTATCTCTATGCAGTGTTGATGTTTCTCGTGGCgtttgtacagtcctttattCTCCACCAGTACTTCCACATTGCTCAGCTACTGGGCATGAGACTCAGGACTGCCATAATTACCATTGTCTACAGAAAGGTAACTACAGGGGCCCAAAACTATTGTTACGTATTGTGTTGTTATAAGATCTATTGTTCTCTTGGGTGGGTGGCACACTCTTGGGTGGGTggcacagtagtaacacacttgaGCCGGGGTTTGATTCACCGATCGGACATAAAcaattattaggtcatctgTCTAACCGTATGGGTTTTCCCTTGGTACTTTAGTTTTCTCCCACAGCAAGACCGCTCATGTACTTCCATTGTAAccattttgtttggtttgtttttgtttaacgtccaattaacagtcagggtcatttaaggacgtgccaggttttggaggtggaggaaagccggagtacccggagaccATTGCGGCCAACAAGCTCGATTAATATAATGTGttctaatataattatatatttcacaattgctgtaaaataaaaaaaaagttaactttttttttattgttctcGGTTTATTATGGAATCAACATCTGCTCTTTTTAGTCCTTCATATTATCTGTTCAAGTTGCTGTTCAAATACTATTACATATCACCAGAAAATTCTTGTGGGTGATTACCAAAGAAAAAATTCTAAAACTTTTCCATGTATGCTCCTCATAGTGCctaattatacatattacatttaaagACTAATTTGAAACCAAGATGGCAAACAGGCAGCTATCTATTTTGAGAGTTTGAGTTTGCACAATTTCTTGAGAAATGTATCACGACAGTTGTGTCTTTTTCCAAGATGAAATGTTAGTGTTTTCTAGTTAAGCAAAATAAGTTTTGAGATTGATTGGAATAGTAAAATtgctgacaggtagccatcttgcAATCAGACAATTTGTTTCCACATAATTTCGTAGAAATAACTTATtaaattttccccaaatttcTTTGTCTATAGTTGTGCCTGTTCAGCTTTGGAATTTATAAGCAGAACAAAATCACAATAAGAAAAAACTTCAGAGATAAACATTGTACGTAGAAccaatataaatgttatacagtCAAGAGTATTGGCTCCAAAATCCCTCCGAAATCCCCTTTTAGAATTGCCGTATGTTGACAAACATTTCTCTTGTGATTAACCTTATTGTGATTTGGTTTCTGACCTGTTTTTTGTCAGATGTTACTGTTATCCAATGCGGCTCGTCGTACGTCTACAGTCGGGGAAATCGTAAACCTGATGTCTGTAGATGCCCAGAGGTTTATGGATCTGATGACGTACTTCCACACGATTTGGTCTGGCCCCTTCCAGATTGCAGTATCCCTGTACTTCCTGTGGCAGACACTTGGCCCGTCCGTACTGGCTGGGACGGGAGTTATGATTATCATGATTCCAGTCAATGCTGTTATTGCCAAAAAGACGCGAGACCTTCAGGTAATGTTTGGCGTAATAATAAAAGAATTTTTGTTATAAGATTGCTACTATGTATAACagcatatatataaaaatgcaTCTTGTCATTCGATATTGATTTTTATGTTGTATTACTAATGATAAATCAAATTTAGAATAACAGCATCTTTCTTAACTTTAAACTGTAATCATTggctgtttttttttagatgaaACAAATGAGATTGAAAGACTCCAGAATCAAATTGATGAATGAAGTCCTCAATGGCATCAAGGTaagtacattttaaaatgtctcATTAATCTGTGTTGAAATGTAGCCACTTATGAAAGGAATTAGATAGTGACTGGATTATCAAGGATAAGACATTACAGTCGGGTGTTCAGCTGCTGGGCATGAAACTCAGGACTGCCATAATTACTATACAGAACGGTAATTACAGGGATGCCAAAGTATTGTTATTACATATTGTGTTACAAGATCTATTGTTCTCCTGATCGGGAGGCACAATGGTaatacacttgcctttcacctaagCGGCTTGGGTTTGATTCCCCAttcagacgtgaaaaggtatggggtcacctgcccgaccacgtgggttttcccctgGTTCTCTGATTtactcccacagtaagacccctcgatGTTATTAAAAGGTTAAGGTTTAGTGTTTAAATTTAAGTACAAGTGGGACAAATCAGCTGTATATGATGGTGTATAATTCTTttttttggctctactgtaatttgtattgaaagtcactaatgtattgtgtgtatattgtacaatatgttgGAAAATGTCTTAATCCGGTTTTAAATGCCACAGGGGAGGGAACCTTTTCTCTTTCAGGATAAATATATCCTGAGGATATATTTACctgaatatatatttacctgaggATATTTacaactttgatatatttacctgagGATATTTacaactttgatatatttacctgagGATATTTacaactttgatatatttacctgagGATATTTacaactttgatatatttacctgagGATATTTACAACTTTGATATATTCACCTGAGGATATATTCACCTGAGGATATATTTACCTGCAGATATATTTACCTGAGGATATATTTACCTGAGGATATATACCATATATCAATGTAACTAGTTTTAGTTACCCTGTCTATAGGTGCTGAAGCTGTATGCCTGGGAGAAATCGTTTGAGAAACAGGTGTTGGATATTCGTAACAAAGAGCTACAGGTCCTGAAGAGGATGGCCTACCTAAATGCTGCAGTGTCATTCACCTGGACCACAGCACCTTTCCTGGTAAGTAAATTACCATTATATGCTGTTGGGGGTCTACCTTGTTCTGTTAAGTGTGTATCTATGATGATGTTCCTCTGAGGGATCAGTGTCATTGTAGGGTAGGGGCTGCCATTTTCTCTTCAGTGAGTTCCTCATCCTGTAGTGACACTATGGTTCTCTGTGGGTGTCTTCCTTGACGACTGGCTTGAGTATAGAGAACATTTATCTAAATAGAGAACGTATGTTTGCAGGTGTCCTTGGTGACCTTTGCTGTGTATGTGATGGTGGATTCTAACAATGTCCTGGATGCAGAGAAAGCCTTCGTTTCTCTGTCTCTCTTCAACATCCTGCGCTTCCCTCTATCTATGCTTCCTCAGGTCATCTCCAgtattgtacaggtaagtcaaggtcatctctattattgtacaggtaagtcaaggtcatctccagtattgtacaggtaagtcaaggtcatctctattattgtacaggtaagtcaaggtcatctctattattgtacaggtaagtcaaggtcatctctattattgtacagataagtcaaggtcatctcCAGTATTGTACaagtaagtcaaggtcatttccctacactgtacaggtaagttaagGTCATCTCCAGCATTGTCAGTGAATACATGTTATTCAATGGCGTTTTCTCATAATTGACAAACCAGCAAACTTTATTTGAAGCAAAATCACATTGTTTTTGTTCCTGATAATTAGTCTTAACATCTAACATCAGATATGAATTACATTTTCCAGGTCAGTGTGTCTTTAAAGAGATTGCAGCACTTCTTAGACAATGAACAACTAGACATATTCAGTATAGAAAAGGACCCCTCTGCTAGTAAGTTGTTACTTTACACTGACTGTGTATTAAAGTCTGATACATAAGCTTGATGCCTTTGATATTGGTTTAAAAGTGAAACATGTTGGTTGACCTTTACCGTATagaaaaatgtatcattttgcTTACAGTGAAGAAATATctgaaataatcataaaaaaaaatcacatattttttttacttgaaCTTTTTTCCAATAACTTCAATGTTTAGTATATCAGGACATTGGACCAATAACAACCTAGGATAAAGTCCTGACAAGTTTGTCCAAGCCTTGACTTAACTAATGATACAGGCCTATTGGGCCTGTTGTTTGGTCAACAATAATGGTGATTAGTGTATAATGGATTTGATCACACCA
Protein-coding regions in this window:
- the LOC117318496 gene encoding multidrug resistance-associated protein 1-like; this encodes GIDDVYRFAIFFIVFALILVQFILTWFVDRRKNEFVPTAVVHDKPCPEADSSFISRISFWWFSSIVVQGYKRALDRNDLFAMNEEDMCSSIIPHFDKYWQQEIEKEKSSNRYAETPSTDGIELQTRQRQGETYTEVHVADGKPPYKAKLLICLIKAFWPMFLLSGLFKLIYDILQFVSPLILKLLIMFTRDKTEYQWRGYLYAVLMFLVAFVQSFILHQYFHIAQLLGMRLRTAIITIVYRKMLLLSNAARRTSTVGEIVNLMSVDAQRFMDLMTYFHTIWSGPFQIAVSLYFLWQTLGPSVLAGTGVMIIMIPVNAVIAKKTRDLQMKQMRLKDSRIKLMNEVLNGIKVLKLYAWEKSFEKQVLDIRNKELQVLKRMAYLNAAVSFTWTTAPFLVSLVTFAVYVMVDSNNVLDAEKAFVSLSLFNILRFPLSMLPQVISSIVQVSVSLKRLQHFLDNEQLDIFSIEKDPSAKHAITIEKGTFTWEKEAETPTLREINMEIPEGSLVAVVGTVGSGKSSILSAILGEMEKLKGKANVKGSIAYVAQQAWIQNATVQDNILFGKTKYQTQYSNILDACALKTDLEILPAGDLTEIGEKGINLSGGQKQRVSLARAVYQDADIYLLDDPLSAVDAHVGKHIFDEVIGPNGILREKTRVLVTHGIGFLPKVDLIVVLVNGQISEVGSFQELISHPGAFAEFLKSYLTEELDNEDVELDLEEIE